CAAACCAAATGAAAGCCACCAAGCCCTTTAATGGCTAAAATTTTGCCCTCGTTTATGAGCTTAGCCGCCTCTTTGGCTGCTTCGTTCTCGCTAGCCAAGACTTTGCCAAATTTATCTTTCAGATAGAGCTTTGGCCCGCAGTTTGGGCAAGAGATCGGCTCTGCGTGGTAGCGGCGATTAAGCGGATCTTTGTACTCGCTCTCGCAAAATTTACACATTTTAAACTCGTTCATCGTCGTATTTACCCTGTCATAAGGCAATGCTTTGATGATCGAAAATCTAGGCCCGCAGTTGGTGCAGTTTATAAATGGGTATTTGTAGCGTGGATTTGTGGGGTCATAAAACTCGCGCAAGCAGTCATCGCAAAGTGCGTAATCAGGCAAAATAGGCGCTTGTTTGGTGGCTGATTTTGAGGCGATGATCTCAAGCTTTTCATAAATTTGATCTATCTTAAATTTATGTAGCTCATCGATCCTAGCAAGGGCTGGTAGATTCTCATGGAGCTCCTTTTCAAAAGCCAAAAAGCTAGCCTCTTCGCCGCTAAAATTTAGCTTCACGCCCTCGTCATCGTTGTAAATTTCGCCAACAAGCTTAAATTTATCCGCTGAAGTATAGACAAAAGGTCTAAAGCCCACGCCTTGAACTAAGCCCTTGATCTCATATCTAAAGCTTAATCTCAACGCCAAATCCGGGGTCAAAATTTGTTTTTATATTTGGGTTTAGGTGCTTTTTTATCAAGTTGCTAACTACCTTATTGTAAAATAAATCCCCGCTTAAAATAATATTTTTGATATTAAATTTATCTCGTTTTTCATAGCTAAAATCGCTCAAAAAATGTGCCAAAGACTCGGTGCAACCAAAGCTGATATTCTTCTCTCCAGCGCCAGCAAGGATGAATGAAATGATACTTTTTACAAACTTAACCCCGTCTAAACCAAAGTCATCTTTCATCTTGTAATCGATCCTAACGCCCTTTTGACCGCTAAAATCAGCTGCCATTAATAGCAAATTCTCCCCTGCTTTTTTAAAGTCATCGCTTAAACCAAGCAAGCGTCCAGCTATGCAAAACAGCGAGAAAAAGCTAGCATTTGAGCTAAATTTACCACTTGGTAAAGTATGCTCTTTACTGAAGTTTTCAAGTAGCCTTTCGCCGCCTTCCTCAGCTCTTATGAGCTCATAAATTTCTTCAAAGCTACTAAATTTTGGCAAAAATAGAAGCTGCGTTTTGCTTGATTTTGAAAGCAGGCAAATTTCATCATCGCTAAATTTGCTAAATTTTAGCCCCAAAGCTATATCGCCAAAATTACTAAGCTCAATTTCCTCGTTTTTTGCATAGAAAAATGGGCTTAAAACTGCACTACTTTCAAGCAAAGTAAGCCTTGAAAGAGCATTTTTTTGCTCCTTTACTTTAACGCTTAAAAAGCTAAAATTTTCTTTATTTAGCCTCTCACAAATGGCATAAAGAAAAAGATCGTTTGGTGCCATCACGTCAAAAAATAGCGGCGCATCCTCGTGATTTTGTCTATAAATAGCTGTGGTTTTTAGAGCTAAAAGTGGCTTTTCAAAGCTAGCTAGAAATGTCAAAACTCTATCATCGGCGATAAAAATTTTTGGTAGCTGCTTTAAATTTACAGGCATCAAAAAATTTGCGTCAAAATTTACGCCAAGAGAAATTTCATATAAATTTTCATCTTGTTCTACGCAAACGATCCCCCTGTCTTTTAATAAATTTAGGCAAGCTTTTAGCTTTTCATTAAAATTACCAAGCGTTATCTCGCCCTCAAATTTACTCTCACATAGCGCGCCACTTTCATTTAAGATAGCCTTTTTGCTAGCCAAAAAGACACTCGCTTGAGTCGGAGTTAAGCCGCCAAATTTTATCTCATTTATCTTGCTATCTTCATCAAGCTCACTTGCAGCCAAAACCTCACTGTGCTTTATAAAAAGACTAAATGGCAAGAGCGCACTTGCTTTATTTGCCACGCTCTCAAGCTCGCTGGTATTGCCACTTACCTTTAGATAAATTTCATCATCTTTGCACTTTAGACTATGAGATAGATCACCAGCAAGCAAGCGTAAAAATGGCACTAGAAACGAAGCGTCCTTGTGGCAAGTAAATTTAAAAGCAAGTATCATTTTAAACCTTTTTTAGCGTATTCATCAACGATATCATTTAGGGTAAAATTTGCCACCTTTTCACACTTAAAATCAAGCTCTTTTAAGTGATCAAGCAGCGTTTTTTCTAAAATTACAGAAGCGTTTACAACCTCATCTGAGAGGCTAAAATTTGATGATTCTATGCGGCTAGGAACGATACCTAAAATTTTTGTCGTAGGTCTATCGCCCACAAGATCCATTAGATGAAGGGTCTGGAGCATCTCGATCTCGTGAGCCGAGCCGTCCCAACTAATAAAATTTGGCACGTTTAGAAAGTCGAAAAAATAAACATCGCCCACGCTTGCGCTATTTGCGCTAATGCAATCAACGACGATAAGATAGTCAAATTCGCTTATGATGTGAGTTAGAGCGAGGGCTAAAGTACCCCCGTCCATTAGAGTAAGCTCGTTTTTAGAACTTGTAAATTTATAGTTTTTAGCCATCAAATTTACAAAATGAACACCTATGCCCTCATCAGCAAACATCACGTTGCCAATACCAAGAACCAGCACTCTCATCAATGTTCTTTTACAAATTTATAGCCACTAACGATAGCGTCCATCGCTCCATTTTTGCCTTTAACAGCGTTAAATACTGCCATATAAACATGAATCGGCACAAAAATCATAATGACCCACATACAAATTCTATGTATCGTTCTGACATTTGCTAGTCCGCCCATAAGCTCTTCAAAAAATCTCGCTGGCTCATAAAGCGCTCCGCCAAGTCCCTCATGATAAACATGAACGTAAAGCACAAGACCACTTAGGCAAATAAGAGTCAAAATAAGATAAAAGAAAAAGTATGAGGCAAACTGCAAAGGATTATAAACACCCCTTAAATGTGGGTGTGGCCCCATAAAAAGATAGTATTTGATCTGTGCGATCCAAATTTTTGGATTTAGAAAATCAACCACACTCATCCACTCTTTTTTACTATGTTTATCAAAGACAAATAGATAAAATTTAAAGATAAACGCCGCTATTAGCACAAAGCCAGCAATCTGGTGAGCCATACGCCACTTTGCTTGCATAAAATTTGTAGGTTCGCTCGTGATCTCTGGGCTCACAAAAACGTACGAGATATAGTAGCCACTCACAACTAAAAGTGTGATCGCTGCAAATCTAATCCAGTGTGTCAGCCTAACGCCGATGGAGAATTCGTATTCGCTGATCCTGTCAGCATTTTTATGTGACATATTCTCTCCTTACAAATTTGGATTTATCTTATAAGTACTCAAATCATTTCCCTTCGTATCCATAACATGCACGGCACACGCTATGCAAGGGTCGTAAGAGTGAATTTTTCGTATTATCTCGAGTGGTTTTGAAAGATCAGCGATCTTTAAACCAACTAAGCACGCCTCGTAGCTTCCCATTTGATTTTGTGCGTCTTTTGGAGAGGCGTTCCAAGTGCTTGGCACGACTGCTTGCCAGTTTGAGATGACGCCATCTTTTATGCGGCACCAGTGGCTAAGGGCACCTCTTGGAGCGTTGCCTTGAAAATTTCCTTTATATTCTTTTTTGTTATCTATTACATATTTTGTGCAGGTCTCTTGATCTGCCTTTAAATTTTCGATCAAGGCATTAAATGCGTCCATTGTGTGCTCTGCGACCACTTTTGCTTCAAGCATACGAGCAGCGGTTCTGCCTAGAGTTGAAAAGACTGCACTTAGTGGCAAGCCACTCTTTGCTAAAAACTCATCGACTATCTTTTTAACTCTCTCGTTGCCTTTAGCGTAGTTTATGACGATGCTTGCGATCGGTCCTACTTGCATAGCATGCCATCATATCTTGGTGCTTTGATCCAGCTATATTTGCCCTTTGTGTCAAAAAGCTTGCTGTGAGCTAACTTGCCCTCGCCGTCTATGCTCTCGCCATCAACAAGGCCAGTGTAGTTTGCCTCTGTCTCGCCGTCATATGGGTGAAGCGCTTTGTCATTTTTATACCAAGATCTTGTCGCCTCTTCTGTAATTTTGTTTTCGTCGATATCATAAACCTTGTTAATATCACCATTTAAGATAATGCCACCTTTAAATAGATGATCGTTTTTGCCAATCAAAAACTCATCGTAGCAGAATAAATTTGATACGCCAACGTCGTTTAAAACGCTTGGCTCGTTTGCATAAGCCTTAGCTGCCATCAAGATATCTGGGTAGTAAGCTCTATCAACAAATTCTTTTATCTCAGCAAATTTACTCATATATTCGCCCATTCTGGCTGGATCAAGCAGGTCCATCACGCAAGTCACGCCACCAACTGTTAGGCTTTGTGGGTGTGGGTTTTTCGCGCCAAAGATAGCCATCATCTGAGCTGCTGTTCTTTGAATTCTTAGGCACTCTAAGTAGTGAGAGAGGACGATTAAATTTTGCTCAGGAGTAAATTTATATGTGCTATGTCCCCAGTATGCGTTGGCAAATGGTCCAAGGTTGCCCTTTTTAACAAAGGCTTCAACCCTCTCTTTTACCTCTTTTAGCTTGTCAGCTCCCGTGGCAAACGGAAGATCAGTGTATTTAAAAGCCTCTTCGCTAGATTTATGTACGTCTGCACTTAATGCAGAGACCACGTCTGCCCAGTCCATGCCGTGAAGTTGATAG
The DNA window shown above is from Campylobacter concisus and carries:
- a CDS encoding Ni/Fe-hydrogenase, b-type cytochrome subunit; the protein is MSHKNADRISEYEFSIGVRLTHWIRFAAITLLVVSGYYISYVFVSPEITSEPTNFMQAKWRMAHQIAGFVLIAAFIFKFYLFVFDKHSKKEWMSVVDFLNPKIWIAQIKYYLFMGPHPHLRGVYNPLQFASYFFFYLILTLICLSGLVLYVHVYHEGLGGALYEPARFFEELMGGLANVRTIHRICMWVIMIFVPIHVYMAVFNAVKGKNGAMDAIVSGYKFVKEH
- a CDS encoding hydrogenase expression/formation protein, with translation MRVLVLGIGNVMFADEGIGVHFVNLMAKNYKFTSSKNELTLMDGGTLALALTHIISEFDYLIVVDCISANSASVGDVYFFDFLNVPNFISWDGSAHEIEMLQTLHLMDLVGDRPTTKILGIVPSRIESSNFSLSDEVVNASVILEKTLLDHLKELDFKCEKVANFTLNDIVDEYAKKGLK